From the genome of Panulirus ornatus isolate Po-2019 chromosome 19, ASM3632096v1, whole genome shotgun sequence, one region includes:
- the LOC139755344 gene encoding serine/threonine-protein kinase SBK1-like has protein sequence MGGLGEVKVKRVARQLCSALEFLHEEGFVHFDVCLQNIFVFHHGMCLVKLGDFGNAHRVGALVKKRSVRLAWAPPEVYQALHCGGYLLQTSHDAWQLGILIFVCVTGSYPWFSPDVADHHYNSWVSWLEHRTPKVPPRFRCFTPCLLRLLQGLLEPHPEKRASVALVLEYMPQTWLVRGINPLDIDFDERSFFSEILVARPKS, from the coding sequence ATGGGTGGACTCGGAGAGGTTAAAGTGAAGCGTGTCGCGAGACAGCTTTGCTCTGCCTTGGAGTTCCTCCACGAAGAAGGCTTCGTCCACTTCGATGTGTGCTTGCAGAACATCTTCGTTTTCCACCACGGGATGTGTCTCGTCAAGTTGGGGGACTTCGGTAACGCGCATCGCGTCGGAGCTTTGGTCAAGAAGAGGAGTGTTCGACTAGCCTGGGCCCCACCCGAAGTGTATCAGGCCTTGCACTGCGGAGGATACCTCCTGCAGACTTCGCACGATGCCTGGCAGCTCGGTATCCTTATTTTTGTGTGCGTGACGGGGTCCTACCCATGGTTCTCGCCCGACGTCGCGGACCACCACTACAACTCGTGGGTATCCTGGCTTGAACACAGGACTCCCAAGGTCCCCCCTCGCTTCAGGTGTTTTACCCCGTGCCTCCTCCGCCTTCTGCAAGGGTTGCTTGAACCCCATCCGGAGAAGCGCGCCAGCGTGGCTTTGGTGCTCGAGTATATGCCACAGACTTGGCTCGTTCGAGGTATAAATCCACTCGACATTGACTTCGACGAGAGGAGCTTCTTCTCTGAGATCCTCGTCGCTCGTCCAAAATCCTGA